The genomic window CAGGAAGCCCGCGAGAACCTGGCCCGCGCCTCGGTGATGGCGCTGTCCTACGTCGCGCAGTCGGCTCGCGGCATCTACCAGCCCGCGGTGCCGCAGAAGAAGATCGACGAGTGCACCACGGTCACCGAGCGCTTCATGACCCGCTGGAAGGGCGACCCGGACCCGCGGCACACCGAGGCCATCGACGCCTACTGGGTCTCCGCCGCCGAGCACGGCATGAACGCCTCCACCTTCACCGCGCGCGTCATCGCGTCCACCGGCGCGGACGTGGCGGCCTCGCTCTCCGGCGCGATCGGCGCGATGTCCGGGCCGCTGCACGGCGGCGCACCGGCCCGCGTGCTGCCGATGATCGAAGAGGTCGAGAAGACGGGCGACGCCCGCGCGCTGGTCAAGGGCATCCTGGACCGCAAGGAGAAGCTGATGGGCTTCGGCCACCGGGTGTACCGGGCCGAGGACCCGCGCGCCCGCGTGCTGCGCGCCACCGCCAAGCGCCTGGACGCGCCGCGTTACGAGGTGGCGGCCGCGCTGGAGCAGGCCGCGCTCGCCGAGCTGCGTGAGCGTCGTCCCGACCGCGCCATCGAGACCAACGTGGAGTTCTGGGCCGCGGTGATCCTCGACTTCGCCGAGGTCCCCGCGCACATGATGCCCGCCATGTTCACCTGCGGCCGGACCGCGGGCTGGTGCGCGCACATCCTGGAGCAGAAGCAGCTCGGCAAGCTGGTGCGCCCGGCCGCGATCTACACCGGCCCCGCCGCGCGCAAGCCGGAAGAGGTCGCGGGCTGGTCCGCCATCGCCCACCTCTGAGCACCGAACACGTTCGCGAGCCGGACGCCACGGCGGGTTTCCTTGCCCGCCAAGGCTTCCGGCTCGCGCCGTATCCGGCAACGCTGGGGTCTAACGGGCGCCGATCGGCTTGCCGAAGAACGACGCCACGGTCTCACCGAAGACCGAGGCCAGGAAGGGCAGCTCCCCCGGCGTGGCGAGCATGGTCGGCATGTCGGTGGTGGCGCAGCCGGACGGCGCGGGCACGCCGTTCAGCCGATCACGCAGCCACAGCAGCGCCGCCGGTCCGCCGGTGACTTCGGCGATGACGTGTTCGCTTGCGTGGTCGCGGGTGTACTGCACCCGCGCATCCGGGTCCTGGCAGTAGGTGTTCACCAGCTGGTCGGTGGAGCCGAGCGGCAGGATCTCGTCCCACGCCGAATGCCAGATGAACATCGGCATGTCCGGGACGGTCTTGCCGAGCCTGGTGTCCTCGAGCATCGCCTGGACCACGGGATCGTGCAACGGATCTCCCTGCGTCCGCAGCAGGCCCTTCATGTTCAGGAACGGGAACAGCGCCGACTGGTACTGCACGCACAGCGGGGCCTTCAGGGTCATCAGCGCGCGACCGAGCGGGTCGATGGTGCGATCGAGGAACGCCGCGAAGTCGGGGTACTCCCGCGCGAGGCCCATCACCGCCGCGAAGACCAGTCCGGAGGTCGCCTGGTTGTTCGCCATGTTCAGCGTCGCCCCGAGATCGGCGCCGACGCCGCCCTGCGCCGACGCGACGATGTTCAGTTCGGGCGCGTAGGTCTTGTGCAACTCGGCGGCGTGGCCGGTCGGCATCGACCCGCCGGAGTAGCCGTACATCCCCACCGGGGCGTCCGGTCCGACGCCGAGCGGCTCGAAGGCCGTCGCGGCTCGAATGCCGTCCAGGGTGATCCGGCCACCGAGCGGTCCCGCGGCATACGCCGAGTTCGGTCCCTGGTGGTCGGGAATCACGACAGCCCAGCCCTGCTGCAACGCGGCCTGCGCGAAGATGAACTCGCCCGGCGCGACGATCTGGCCGACGAGCGGCGCGACCGAAAGGTGCTGCAAGGCGTACGACGGGGTGCAATAGCCCGCCGTCGAGTCCTCGGCGATCTGCACCGAAAGCAGCTTGCGCGGCTCCGGCGCGACGCCGCGCGGCTTGATCAGGGTGGCGACCGCCGAAATCGGCTGGTCGCGACTGTCGTTGGAGCGGTAGGACACCTGCCAGGCGTCGACGTTCAGCGGGATCAGACCGAAATTGGCGACGTTGACCTGGCGTGCCGCGATCACCTCGCCCGGCGCGGTGGCGGCGAGCACCTCCGGTGGTCGGTTATAGAACCCGGGATCCAATTCGGGCGGCAGCGGCAGCGCCCGCGCGGCCTCGATCGGCGGAGCCGCCGGCGCGCCGGGCTCGGCTCCCGCCTGCGCGCCGACCCCGGTGACCACCGCGGCGATCGTCAACACCGCTCCGGTGCGCATCGACACCGCCCCGGCGTTCCTCAACACAGTGCGGAACCGGCGCGTCCAGCGCGGTCCGGTAATGGTCCTCATCGACCCACATCCTTCGACATCCACGATTGAGACTCCCGCGTCTCAATGTGGGCCACACTATGGCACGGATGTGGTGTCGGTCGCAATCAGTTCGCCGGATCGCCCGGCAGAGCGAGTGCCACGAGAAGAGTGGTGAGCACCTCGACCAGGACGTCCACCGGCGGACGCGGATCATCCAGGCTCCACTGGTGCACAAGGCCGTTGACCGCGCCGATGAAGGCCGCCATCGCGACCCGCCAACCCCCCGGCGGCGTCCGCACCCCCGGCAGCGCCGAGGCAGCCGTCTCCACGACGGCGCCCCACCGATCCCTGACCTCGAGGCGGTGCCGCTCCACCGCCTCGCTGACACCGACGATTTCCACGAAGGCGACCTTCGCCTTGCGGATGTCGCCCACGATGGCCTCGGTGTACGCGCGGATCGCGACGTCCATCAGACCGCGCGCCTCGACCGCGCCTGCCGCGGTGAGCGCCTGCGCGACGGCGTCACGCGCCTGCTCCTGGATCCGGTCGTATACCTCGACCAGCAGCTCTTCCCGGCCGGAGTACTGCTCGTAGAACTGCCGCCGCGACAGGCCCGCCGCGGCGCAGATGTCGGTGATCGAGCTGTGCGCGTACGTCTTCTCCGCGAAGACGGTGAGCGCCGCCTCGAAGAACAACGCCCTGCGCTCGACCTGCCGCTCCGCGACCGACTGCCCGGAGTAACTGTGTCTGGACCGCGCCGCACTCACACCGGCGACCCTAGTGCGGGCCGCGCGGCGCACAGCGTCTCAGCCAGCCGTTTCGTGGCACGCCGGTGCGCTCGACCGCACTACTCCTCGCCGAGCGAGGCCGCCCAGTCCACCGCCACCGACTCGCCGTGATCGACGGTGAAGAACGCCACCTCGAGATGCTGACCGAGGTCGACGAGGCCGATCGCGGCCAGCGGCACCGGCTGGATCAGCCGGACCCGCCACGGCCGCGGTTCGTCCCAGGCCCGCAGCTCGAGATCGAGGCGAAGCACCGGATCGTCGTGGCCCGCGTAATCGGCCGCCACCGGAGCGGCGGCGAGCACGGTGGCGTCGGCCCTACGGCCGTCGGCGAGGATCTTGGCGATGCTCACCCTGGTCGCCTCGTCCGCGTCGGGGATATAGAGCACCAGCCGGTCCCGGTCGCCCGGATCGACGCGGCAGGCGACGACGTCGCCGGGTTGCATCCACTCCAGGTCTTCCTCGCGCGTCCGCTGCCGGACCCGTGTCTCGTACGGGAGCGCACCGTCGATCTGCACCCGGACCCAGAAGACGTGGCCCGGCTCGCCCCGTCGCGGCTGCGGTCCGGGGCCGCCGAACGGCCTGCCGAACGACGGCGACGAGATCTTGCGCCCGAGGATGGTCGCCGATCCCGCGGTGCCGTGGATCAGTAATTCGCGCCGCGCCGCGCCCGACAGCGCGCCGGCCCGCAGCGCGAAATTCCGTGATCGCCGTGCCCGTAACCGCCACCCCGAGTTCGCCGACGCCATGCCCATGGCCGGAAAGGGTAGCCGCACTGTGTCGTACGCCACAGCGATACGCCGCCTCTATGAGTTATTGATCACACCTTCGCCGTTTTGCGGGACGTGACGGCCGCCGGGCACCCACCCGCACGAACCGAGCAGGTCGGACACGCTTTACCCTATTGGCCATGACCACTGCGTTCCCGACCATTCCCGACGACCTCAAGCCCGCCGACGGACGGTTCGGCTGCGGCCCCTCCAAGGTGCGCCCGGAACAGCTGGAGTCCCTGGTAAAGGTGGGGGCCTCGGTGTTCGGAACCTCGCACCGGCAGAAGCCGGTCAAGGACGTGGTCGCGCGCGTGCGCAACGGCCTGCGCGAGCTCTTCGGCCTGCCCGACGGCTACGAGGTCGTCCTCGGCAACGGCGGCACCACCGCGTTCTGGGACGCCGCCGCGTTCGGCCTGATCCGCGAGCGCTCGCTGCACCTGACCAACGGCGAGTTCTCCAGCAAGTTCGCCGCCGTCGCCAAGGGCAACCCGTTCATCGGCGACCCGATCGTCGTCTCGTCCGAGCCGGGCAGCGCGCCCGAGCCGGTGGCCGACCCGGCGGCCGACCTGATCGGCTGGGCGCACAACGAGACCTCCACGGGTGTGGCCATTCCGGTGCAGCGTCCAGCCGGTTCGGAGCACGCGCTGATCGCCATCGACGCCACCTCCGGCGCGGGCGGTCTTCCGGTGAACATCACCGACGCCGACGTCTACTACTTCGCCCCGCAGAAGTGCTTCGCCGCCGACGGCGGCCTGTGGGTCGCGCTGATGAGCCCCGCGGCGCTGGAACGGGTCGAGGAGATCAAGAACAGCGGCCGCTGGACCCCCGAATTCCTCTCGCTGCCGGTCGCGATCGACAACAGCACCAAGGACCAGACCTACAACACCCCGGCGCTGGGCACCCTGCTGCTGTTCGCCAACCAGATCGAGTGGCTGAACGGCAACGGCGGCCTGGACTGGGCGGTCAAGCGGACGCTGGACTCCTCCTCGCGGCTGTACTCGTGGGCCGAGTCGAGCGAGTACGCCACCCCGTACGTCACCGACCCGGCGCACCGCTCCCAGGTCGTCGGGACCATCGACTTCGCCGACTCGGTGGACGCCGCGCAGGTCGCGAAGGTGCTGCGGGCCAACGGGATCGTCGACACCGAGCCCTACCGCAAGCTGGGCCGTAACCAGCTGCGCGTCGGCATGTTCCCGGCGATCGATCCGGACGACGTGAGTCAGCTCACCCGAAGCATCGACTGGGTCGTCGAAAAGCTGTCCTGAGCGAATTCCCCGGTGCCCGTGGTCTATACAAGGCCACGGGCACCGTGCTCGAATTACCGCCGCGAGCACTCAAGCGGTAAAGCCCTCTGAACAACCGAAGAACCACGCTCTACCAGCCCCATCGGGGGCGAGTCTTACGAGCCCGTTCGCGGCCGTCTGGCTTCCGAGCGGTCGAAGCGCATGCGACGCAGTCGCTAGTCCGGACCGCTCGGAAGCGAGACATAACAGGCCGCGAACACGCGCGCGCCAGCGCGCAAAGAACACAGATTAGCCTTTTCTGCGTAGGGGCGGCAGATTTTGGTGCCGCGTGTCTTGCCTCGAGATCATCGAATGTGCACTACTGTTTCGGAAAGTGGGCGGTGTCGCGAGCCGACGCGATAAGGAGGTAACGGTGCGTGAACTTCGAGTGATCGGGGTGACGCCCGACTCCACGCACATCGTGTGCATCGACACCGAGTCCGGCCAGAAGTTCCGGCTGCCCGCAGACGACAAGCTACGAGCCGCCGCGCGCGGAGACCTCGCCCGATTCGGCCAGATCGAGATCGAAATGGAAGCGTCTATGCGTCCTCGCGATATCCAGGCCCGTATCCGTGCCGGAGCCTCCGTGGAACAGGTCACCGAAGAATCCGGCATGCCCGCCAGCCGCGTCGAGCGTTTCGCCTATCCCGTGCTGCTGGAGCGCGCCCGCGCCGCCGAACTCGCCCAGAAGGCGCACCCGGTTCGCCCCGACGGCCCCGCCGTGGAAACCCTGATCGATATCGTCACCGCCGCGTTCACCGAGCGCGGGCACACGCTCGAGAACGCCGAGTGGGACGCGTGGAAGGACGAGAAGGGCTTCTGGGTCGCCCAGTTGCAGTGGCAGAACGGACGTTCCGAGATCGCCGCGCACTGGCGTTACCAGCCCGACGCGCACGGCGGCTCGGTCTCACCGCTCGACGATCCCGCCGCGGATCTGATCGATCCCGATTTCGGCCGCGCGCTGCGCGGCCTGGCGACCGTCCTGCCCCCGCAGGACGAGTTGGAGGCGCCGGCGCCCGCCGAGCCTGTCGCCGAGCCGCGCAAGGAAACTCCGGCCGCTCCCACCGCGCGCCCCGCGACGGCCCGGCAGCCGCAGCCGACCCTGGACGAGTACTTCGAGCAGCGGGCCGTGGCCGCGGGCGGTAGCGCGGCGGCGATCCCGGCCGCGAGCACTGGCACCGCGACACCGGCGGCGAACACCAACACCGCCCCCGCGGCCAGCGCCAAGACCGCCCCGGCGGCCAGCGCCAAGACCGCGCCCGCGGCGAGCACGAACGCCACCCCGGCGGCGAGCGCTCCCACCACCAGCGCACCGGCCGCCGCCGCGAACACCTCGGCTCCGGCCGCGAACACCGCGCCCACCGAGGAGAACACCAAGGCGGGCAACGGCAAGTCCGCGCCCGCCAAGCCGAACCGCACCAAGCGCGGTAAGGCGCCGATGCCGTCCTGGGAGGACGTGTTGCTCGGCGTGCGCAGCTCGGGTCACTGACCGAACGCGCCGCGGTTTTCGGCGCACCCGGAAGTTTGCTGGATTACCAGTCCAGGTTGCTGGCTCGTAGTTTCACCCGGAAATCTCGACCGCGCCCCCGAAATTCTCTTCGCGCTGGCGTGTTCCGTTGCCGAAGGTGCGTCGCGGGTCGTCCGAGGCGAGTAGATTTTCCGATGTGTCGAAGACGACGTGCGCCGTTGTCCGACACGGGCGGTAGCTGGAAGTTCGCGGAGTAGTTTCGTGCGACCATCGGGAGGTGCCGGAAATGCTGTCCAAAGCCTCGTCTCTCTGGTATGTCGACGCCCCCGACCCGTTGGCGGTTCTGCGCGCCGACCACGACCCGGAGCCCGAGGCCGCGCTGGCGCTCGCCAAACAGCTCTACGGCGACCACGATGTGGTGCCGAAAATGGTCGGCACGCTCGGCGGCTGCGCGGGCCCGGACGCCGACGAGGTGTATATCGGCTGCTATCCCGGTGTCACAGTGCTGTGTTCGGCGCAGGTCGCGCTGCCGAGGCCGACGCGTTTGCCGGAATTGCTCGTGCGCCCACTCGCCTCCGACCACACGTATCTGATCTCGTTCGACACCGTCATCGGCTGGGGCGCGTTCGCCCATTGGGAGCGCGGGGAATTCCGCCGCTCGTTCAGTTCGACCAGGGTGAACATCCTGGAGGACGAGGGACTTCCGCTGGTATGGGAGCGGCCGTACTGGGCGGGCGAGCATCCCGTTCGGTGGCATGCCGGAGAATTGCCGGACCCGCAGACGCTGCCCTTCGACCCGCCCGATTTCGCCGACGCCGCCAACAACGAATGGCTCGGCTTCCACTACCGCGCTCCCTCGCCGCAGGGCGCGCTGATGCCCGGCGACATCGCGGTGTGCGGATTCACGCTGTACCCGAAAGGCGAGGCGCCGGATCACACGACGTTGATCGGCCCGGAAGTGATCGAGCCCGCGATCAAACCGAGGCGTGGTCTGTTCGGTTGGCTGCGCGGCGGAGATCGCGTCGGCTGAGGGTCACCGTCTCGGCCGCCGAATGTCCTGGCGCCGGATCGCCCGGTGCGGATCGCCCGGTGCGGATCGCCCGGTGCGGGATCGCCCGTGCCGGATCACTCAGTACCGGAGTCACAGCGCCGGAGCGTCCAGCGCCGCGTCATCACAGCGCCGCGTCATCACAGCGCCGACAAGCCCTCGACGATCAGCGCCACCCACCCGAGCACCACACCGACACCGCAGCCGAGCAGCACCCACCTGGTCACCGGCGTGAACCGCGAGCGCCACGCGGTCGGCGCCGCGCCGCCGGCGGCGACCAGGTTCACCGCGACGGCCAGCAGCGGATGCACCTCGGCGAGCGCGATCCCGAACGCGTAGACGGCCACCGCCGCGAGCAGCGCCACCATCACCACCACGGTGATGCCCGCCGCCCATGGCGTCGGGTCCTGCGCGGGCGGATAGCCGCGGTACGCGCCGTTCGTCGGGTGATCCACCATGTCCTCGTCCCTCACGACGTTCTCACTCGTTCATAGAACGCCATGGCCGCGGCCGTGGCCACATTCAGCGAATCGGTGCCCGGCGACATCGGAATGCGCGCGCGGACGTCGGTCGCCCGCATCGCCTCCTCGGTGAGGCCGGGCCCCTCCGCGCCGAGCAGCAGCGCGACCCGCTCGCCCGTCATCGCGGCGGCCAGATTCGGCGCCGCGGGATTCGGGGTGAGCGCGATGATCTGAAAGCCTTTGCGGCGCAGCAGTTCCAGGCCGTCCGGCCAGTCCGGGACCGTCGCGAACGGCACCCGAAGGACATGCCCCATCGACACCCGGACCGCGCGCCGGTACAGCGGATCGGCGCACCGGTCCCCGAACAGGATCGCCTCGGCGCCCAACCCCGCCGCATTGCGGAACATCGACCCCAGGTTCTCGTGGTCGTTGACGCCCTCCAGCACGGCGACGGTCCGCGCGCCCTCGGTCACCTCGTCCAGCGTCAGCTCGGCGGGCCGCCGCGCCACCGCGAGCACCCCGCGATTGAGATGGAACCCAACGACCTCCGCCATCACCTCGGCCGTGGCACGGTAGAACGGCACATCGACCTCGGCCAGGTCCTCGGCCAACTGCTCGTATCGCCGCGCGACACCCATCAGCGCGCTGGGCCGGAAACGCGAATCCAGCATCCGTTGCGCGACCACCACACCCTCGGCGATCACCAACCCCTTGCGTCCAGGCAGGTCGGGCCGACGATCCGCCGACGCCAGGTCGCGAAAATCATCGACCCGGGAATCGCTGGGATCATCGATATCGATCACTTCGGCCACCGCCATATCCTGCCCGTCCCCGCACCCCCGCCAGAAACCGCCACCCGCGAATCGTTCGTTCCGCGTTCCGCGTTCCCCGACCGGCTCAGTGGCGCAGGAAATTCCGGTGCGCGGCGGTGTGCATTCATGGGACGATCTGCCCATGACGCTCGTACCAGGCATCACCGTTCGATCGGCGACCGAGGCGGATGCCGCGGGGATTCGGTTGCTCGTCGAGACCTCGTTCGGAACCCGGTCGGACGAGGCGTGGCTGGAGCGGGCGGCGCAATTGTTCGCGCCGCTGGACTCGATCGTGGCGGTGGACGGTGATCGCGTCGTCGGGCATGTGCGGTCGCGGGAGATGATCCTGACCGTGCCGGGCGAGCGGACGGTGTCGGCACGCGGCATCGCCGGGGTCGGTGTGGCGCCGACGCACCGCAGGCGCGGCATCCTGCGGGCGATGTACATCGAACAGCATCGCCGCACCGAGGCGCAGGGCCTGCCGCTGACCATCTTCA from Nocardia bhagyanarayanae includes these protein-coding regions:
- a CDS encoding citrate synthase 2 — encoded protein: MTTSPAVPGGQATVPSDFVSGLEGVVAFTTDIAEPDKDGGALRYRGVDIEDLVAGRVTFGDVWALLVDGEFGRGLPPAEPFPLPVHTGDVRVDVQAGLAMLAPIWGYQPLLDIDDQEARENLARASVMALSYVAQSARGIYQPAVPQKKIDECTTVTERFMTRWKGDPDPRHTEAIDAYWVSAAEHGMNASTFTARVIASTGADVAASLSGAIGAMSGPLHGGAPARVLPMIEEVEKTGDARALVKGILDRKEKLMGFGHRVYRAEDPRARVLRATAKRLDAPRYEVAAALEQAALAELRERRPDRAIETNVEFWAAVILDFAEVPAHMMPAMFTCGRTAGWCAHILEQKQLGKLVRPAAIYTGPAARKPEEVAGWSAIAHL
- a CDS encoding lipase family protein, giving the protein MTGPRWTRRFRTVLRNAGAVSMRTGAVLTIAAVVTGVGAQAGAEPGAPAAPPIEAARALPLPPELDPGFYNRPPEVLAATAPGEVIAARQVNVANFGLIPLNVDAWQVSYRSNDSRDQPISAVATLIKPRGVAPEPRKLLSVQIAEDSTAGYCTPSYALQHLSVAPLVGQIVAPGEFIFAQAALQQGWAVVIPDHQGPNSAYAAGPLGGRITLDGIRAATAFEPLGVGPDAPVGMYGYSGGSMPTGHAAELHKTYAPELNIVASAQGGVGADLGATLNMANNQATSGLVFAAVMGLAREYPDFAAFLDRTIDPLGRALMTLKAPLCVQYQSALFPFLNMKGLLRTQGDPLHDPVVQAMLEDTRLGKTVPDMPMFIWHSAWDEILPLGSTDQLVNTYCQDPDARVQYTRDHASEHVIAEVTGGPAALLWLRDRLNGVPAPSGCATTDMPTMLATPGELPFLASVFGETVASFFGKPIGAR
- a CDS encoding TetR/AcrR family transcriptional regulator; translated protein: MSAARSRHSYSGQSVAERQVERRALFFEAALTVFAEKTYAHSSITDICAAAGLSRRQFYEQYSGREELLVEVYDRIQEQARDAVAQALTAAGAVEARGLMDVAIRAYTEAIVGDIRKAKVAFVEIVGVSEAVERHRLEVRDRWGAVVETAASALPGVRTPPGGWRVAMAAFIGAVNGLVHQWSLDDPRPPVDVLVEVLTTLLVALALPGDPAN
- the serC gene encoding phosphoserine transaminase gives rise to the protein MTTAFPTIPDDLKPADGRFGCGPSKVRPEQLESLVKVGASVFGTSHRQKPVKDVVARVRNGLRELFGLPDGYEVVLGNGGTTAFWDAAAFGLIRERSLHLTNGEFSSKFAAVAKGNPFIGDPIVVSSEPGSAPEPVADPAADLIGWAHNETSTGVAIPVQRPAGSEHALIAIDATSGAGGLPVNITDADVYYFAPQKCFAADGGLWVALMSPAALERVEEIKNSGRWTPEFLSLPVAIDNSTKDQTYNTPALGTLLLFANQIEWLNGNGGLDWAVKRTLDSSSRLYSWAESSEYATPYVTDPAHRSQVVGTIDFADSVDAAQVAKVLRANGIVDTEPYRKLGRNQLRVGMFPAIDPDDVSQLTRSIDWVVEKLS
- the sepH gene encoding septation protein SepH, producing MRELRVIGVTPDSTHIVCIDTESGQKFRLPADDKLRAAARGDLARFGQIEIEMEASMRPRDIQARIRAGASVEQVTEESGMPASRVERFAYPVLLERARAAELAQKAHPVRPDGPAVETLIDIVTAAFTERGHTLENAEWDAWKDEKGFWVAQLQWQNGRSEIAAHWRYQPDAHGGSVSPLDDPAADLIDPDFGRALRGLATVLPPQDELEAPAPAEPVAEPRKETPAAPTARPATARQPQPTLDEYFEQRAVAAGGSAAAIPAASTGTATPAANTNTAPAASAKTAPAASAKTAPAASTNATPAASAPTTSAPAAAANTSAPAANTAPTEENTKAGNGKSAPAKPNRTKRGKAPMPSWEDVLLGVRSSGH
- a CDS encoding DUF6928 family protein, with product MLSKASSLWYVDAPDPLAVLRADHDPEPEAALALAKQLYGDHDVVPKMVGTLGGCAGPDADEVYIGCYPGVTVLCSAQVALPRPTRLPELLVRPLASDHTYLISFDTVIGWGAFAHWERGEFRRSFSSTRVNILEDEGLPLVWERPYWAGEHPVRWHAGELPDPQTLPFDPPDFADAANNEWLGFHYRAPSPQGALMPGDIAVCGFTLYPKGEAPDHTTLIGPEVIEPAIKPRRGLFGWLRGGDRVG
- a CDS encoding DUF2537 domain-containing protein; protein product: MVDHPTNGAYRGYPPAQDPTPWAAGITVVVMVALLAAVAVYAFGIALAEVHPLLAVAVNLVAAGGAAPTAWRSRFTPVTRWVLLGCGVGVVLGWVALIVEGLSAL
- a CDS encoding TrmH family RNA methyltransferase, translated to MAVAEVIDIDDPSDSRVDDFRDLASADRRPDLPGRKGLVIAEGVVVAQRMLDSRFRPSALMGVARRYEQLAEDLAEVDVPFYRATAEVMAEVVGFHLNRGVLAVARRPAELTLDEVTEGARTVAVLEGVNDHENLGSMFRNAAGLGAEAILFGDRCADPLYRRAVRVSMGHVLRVPFATVPDWPDGLELLRRKGFQIIALTPNPAAPNLAAAMTGERVALLLGAEGPGLTEEAMRATDVRARIPMSPGTDSLNVATAAAMAFYERVRTS